From Girardinichthys multiradiatus isolate DD_20200921_A chromosome 13, DD_fGirMul_XY1, whole genome shotgun sequence:
tgtattaaatgcactggagaaatcaaagaacatgatcctcagtgctgctggctttgtccagatgacagtgggtttgttgaagcaggtgtatcttcaactccaactccaaagcaataagcaaactgaaggggctCCTGATTGTTCATTGTTTGCTTGCTCAGGTGGgtcaacaggagtctctctaggaccctcgtgatgtgggatgtcaggccaacaggtctatagtcattgaagacgaatgggtgagttttctttggtactggaacaagaaaggaggtcttccacaacagtGGAACCTTCTCCAGGGtgaggctaaggttgaagaggtgctgcagaatttCACAGAACTGCTCACCACAGGTCTTCAGGATTTTAGGGCTGCCTTATTCcggttcagtctttccagttgtctcttcacctgatttcttgagacacacaggtagaaggtggaggcaaagggagcatcagtatcttctgatttggttgaagacaaGCAGGTAGAAGGAGAAGGCTCCATGGCTGAAGTGGAAGataacatttgaggtgtgacagacTGCACCCATATGAACAAATCAAAGATCATGACATGAAGGCTAAAAAGCTATGGTTTACTTAGGGAGACACAGGGGTCATTGACTGGACCCGTTTCCTATAAAGTGAAACTGGGTGATGAGAGAGTAATGAGGAGAGATGTGGATCACGTCTAGCACTTCTAGTTAAACTAGAACATTTTCTGTTGTGGaaaaagaaatttattttttgcaatgcTTTTGAGAGGGAGTAGTGagtttatatatacacacatacaagtacatctcaaaatgtttgaatattgcgtaaaatgcagtttttttgccagtcatctcagaaagtgaaactcattgtAGAATCATCACACAGAGTGATTCCAaacttttgtttcttgtaattttgatgattatgacttacaggtaaagaaaatttTGTGTCCCAGAAAATTAGAATTCTGTAATAAATATTCATTACTAGACACATGGTGTCAcacctaatcagctaattaactcaaaacaccaccaaaggtttcctgagcctgggtcataggctacacaatcatagggaagactgttgacttgacagatgtccagaagacagtcatcgagacccttcacaaggagggtaagccacaaaacgTCATTGCTGGTTGTTCACtgagttctgtatccaagcatattaacagaaaattgtGTGGAAAGAAGAAGTGTGGCAGGAAAATGTGCATCAGCAATAGGGAGAACCACAGCCTTAAGGACTGTCAAgtgaaatccattcaagaatttgggtgAGGTTCACAAGGTGTGGACTGAGGCTTGAGTCGGTgaatcaagagccaccacacacagacaaataccAGACATGAGCTACACatgtcacattccttgtgtcaagccactcctgaaccaaagACAACGTCAGAAGTGTCTTATCTgggctaagaaaaaaaaagtaattggactgttgctcaatggtccaaagtcctgttttcagattaatttaaattctgcatttcatttggaaatcaaggtcccagagtctgaaggaagagtTGAGAGGCATAGAATCCACTTTGCTTTATGTCCAGTgagaagtttccacagtcagcgATGGTTTGGGGttccatgtcatctgctggtgttggtccactgtgttttctgaagtccacaatcAATGTAGCCATCTAGTCATCACATAGCCATGGAAACGCTTACTTGGTTTCAGGGAAAGAAAGTAAAACTGCTAGGATGATAATTGACTTGATTCATATCCAAAATGTATGGAAAGAACTGAAGGTCAGATTGCTAAGAAAAGACCCCAAGAACCTTCAAGAATTGAGGACCCTTTGTGTGGAAGAATAAGTCCATATCGCACCCCAGAAATGGATGTGACTAGTTTATTCATACAGGAGACATCTGGaaaccaaaaaatacatttctaaagcATATTTAAGACATTTCTGTAATACTATACTGTAAAACTATAATAAAATGCACTTCATTAATTACTAGCAAACATCACCAACAGGTGTTTTGGTTGTTTCTTGGTCTAGAGTATACAAGTGTCACAATGCCAGGATGGAAAGACAATGGCAATGAGCTTAGAAAAGCAATTGCTACTGCAGATCAATCTGAGAAGGTTTGTAAGATCATTTCTATCATGGTggtgaaagagtgaggattttgGCTTGTTTTGAAGCCAAGGATTTAGGCacctttaattcaattcaaaaatactttactcATCCCAAAAGGGAAATgaattgttgttgtagctcattttatacaggtttcttcaaagagccgctGTAGACGCTTGCAGTTGTCAAGTCAACCACGAACTACCTTAGAGTCAAATGTGAAGTCATCTGTCCCACATTCAAAGCTTGACCCAAACAGGGTCACCTACAGGACACTGGTCCTAAACACAGCAGCAATTCTGAAAGACAGTGGATGAGGAAAACACTAAATAGGTCTCTATGAATGGAAGCAATGTGCTAAAGAAGAGAACTGATCCACTATACCATAGACTGATTATTGAACTGGTATTGTTGCTAAATGAAATTTTGCAAGCTGATTCACACACTCAGCTATTCCATTTTAGTTTCACCTATTAATACATAATGGCAGTGTGTACTccattgcatgttttcctaaacTTGAGGTTAGATCTTTTATGTCCTGACTGTAAAACCCTTGAACTGGAAGAGGGTACTTTCTTTCTCCAATAGCTGTACGATCTAGCCAAAAAGTACTTTTGATTAGGAATGTTGCCACCTAAAGAAAACAGTAAGAGCTTTTCAcagtttcaaaagaaaaaaggagtttcaaaaacaggttagattaaaaaaaaaatgtaacaatgtcctgtcaaaatgaaaaataaaataaaaatcagacttTGTACATCATGAACAATTTTTGGAGCAGAAAAGTGTTCTGACTAAACTTGCTCCTAGAAGCCACTGACCTGTCCCTGGACTGTGGACAAACCATTTGGTAAAACATCTTGTGGATCCATCCCACTGCTCCAGTCAGGCTCCGGCACCACAGTGGTGTTCATGTTCACATCAAAAACCTGAAGATACAGTGCAAAACCAGTTACTGTGAAACAGATACTGGTAATTAACCATTAacttacataaaaaataaaagcatagcTTATGGTCTACAGTGATGTTTCCAGATCTCAACTCCACATTGTGACTGGTGTTAATTTATGAAACTCAGTCCAGACAGGGAACAAAGTATTTGTGCATTCACTTATGTGAACAAgattaattatcattaattatcattaatcTTTGTGCATTCACTTATGTGAACAACATTAATGATAATTAGTGACATTCATGCCTTTTAAATTGGACAGCAAGTATTTGAAAACTAAATTTAAGCCTAAGGTTACTAAATAATGtaatgtacaaaacaaaaagataccAAGCACACCATTGAGTCTAGTCCAAGATTTGCGAGAATCTGTCAAATCAGCTTCCAGCCCATCACAAAACCTTAGCTGAGTCAtgctgttgggattatgattattaattaatatttatcaataattataattgaaaatcataatttgacaaaataaatttcttaaccaaaaatccttatgaatcaaaatcagagatgtcctctgggattgtaattgtggctcaaagcccttgataattacaattagtaaattctcagtaatagttgataagTATTTaatagatgtcactgtttaatcaaccgcttctgccgaaacgtggggaactttcaccttattttgactgacaaatcactcttgcacaaaataaacacaaacaccttctctttatctatgtgaatacaGTGAACCCTCGCTATATTGCGGTTCACCTTTCACGGTCTCGCATCGTGCATTGTGTTCTGCATTCTGATTGGCTAAACAGTCTCTCCGCTTCTTCTCTACCTGTGTGTCAATAATGTTGCGGTTTAATATGTACACGTACGTAAAACAGGTTGCCAAATTTATGTTTACAAATTCTCTTGCAATTTCAAGTTTCTCTAAAACCCGTAATGTCGACAAAACGTTCTGCACCAACAAAGGTACTTGCGGTCGGGCCCAAAAGGCAGAGGAAGATGCCAACTATCGCAGAAAAAGTTAAACTTCTGGACATGCTAAAGGAAGGTAGAAGCTATGCGGCTGTAGGTCGCCATTACGGAATTAATTAATCTTCCGTTCGTTCCATAAAGAAGGAGGAAAATAACACAAGGACGACAGCAGTAATAAGTTTTAATAAGGATGCAAAAAGGGTTGCAACTGTCTGCAACAAGACCATGGTAAGGATGGAGACTGCATTAGCTTTGTGGATTAATgactgcagaaaaataaaaacattacactGGATACGAATGTTATCTGCACAAAAGCTAGAATACTGTATCAAACCTTTGCTGACAGCGACAGTGAcagggaagaggaggaggatgcaGATACTGGGCCATCATCAAGTGCTGTTCACGCAGTACCAAGCGCATTTAATGCTAGCAAGGGCTGGTTTGAAAAATTTAAGAAACGCTTTGGacttaaaaatgtttctctgcATGGAGAGATCGCCTCTGCGAATACCGCTGGAGCAGAAGCGTTTGTGAACAATAAATTGAAAGCGATCATTGAGGAAAGGGGATATAAGCCTGAACAAGTTTTTAATATGGATGAGATTGGCTTATTTTGGAAACTAATGCCCTCCCGCACCTTCATCATGCAGGAAGAAGCCAAAGCCACAGGATTTAAAACCCAAAAAGATCGTTTGACTCTGATTATGTGCAGAAATGCTGCAGGCTTTATGATTAAACCAGGGCTTATTTATAAGTCTAAAAATCCCAGagcactgaaaaataaaattaaggatAATTTGCCCGTTTACTGGATGCACAATGCAAAGACTTGTATGACAAAAGCGCCCAATCTGGATTGGTTCAAACACTGTTTCATCCCGGAGGTCAAGTGTTATTTGAGAGGAAAAGGACTAGACTTTAAAGTGCTTCTGCTCGTCGACAACGCCGGAGGTCACGCTGATGATTTGGCGGATGATGGCGTGCAAATCGAATTTCTGTCGCCAAACACTACATCCCTGATTCAGCCCATGGACCAAGGCATCATCCGTGCTTTCAAGGCTCTCTATACACACAACATCCTGCAACATCTTGTTGAGGCTATGGACTTGGATCAAGATTTCTCACTAACGGACTACTGGCGTGGATACACCATCGCATCATGTCTCCAAAATATTCAGAGGGCCATTCAGGAGATGAAAACTAAAACTTTAAATGCCTGCTGGAAAAAACTGTGGCCAGAGGCAGTGCAAAACCCAACCGGAGGCTCACTTGACGAAATCAATTACTCTGCCGTAGATACAGCTGTGAATCTCGCTAAACAGCTTGGAGGAGGTGGCTTTCATGACATGACTCTGGATGACATTAATGCCCTGATTGATGCAGACGCACATCCGCTGACCGATGCAGACCTGGCAGAAATGACAAAGCCACCAAGCGGcgatgaaagagaagaggaagaagaggacaCAAGTGTGGATAAAGATGAGGAGGATGGACTAACACTCGCTTAGCAACAATGCCAAGAATGGCCACTGAACTTCAGCGAGCAGCTCAAGAATGGGACCCTTTGATCAGCCGTTCTCAAACATAATCGATTGTGGCATGTCGGTTTATAACAATATTTTTGcccagaagaaaaaaagagcgaCATCAACTACAAATAACTATGTTCTCTCGAAAAAACACACCTGCACCACGggctttagaagaaaaaaacgcTACAGAGCGGAGTCAGGATGCAGCGGCTCAGTCAGAAGAGCAGGGAAATACACGAGTCACTATTTGTCCTActgtactttgttttgtttttttcataatcATTTTTCTTGTGTGTTCTTTTTCAAGTGTCCTGTCACagcatttcaggcataccatagaGAGAAGCTGGAGTGAGCGAGTGAGTCACCTGGAGGTGCACAGTTGTAACAGTGGCAAGAATGGTAGAAGGCCTGCAACACAGCACCCAAAAGCAGCGAAAGCCTCTGCAGTCTCAGGCAAATAAACACAAGACATTGACCCAAGGAAGCCTTACACCCCAACAAGCCACACCGCCATCTCCAGCCACCCAGGCTAGGTCCAGGACCCTGTACCCTTGGGCCCGCACCCACCCCAGGCAGCAAGCAGGGGAGACACCCCAGAGCTCCCTACATGCCTGGCAGGCACCAGCCCACTACGTCAGTAGTTCAATGAATATGGcaaacagagagggagagagtGGACAACCTTTTCCTGGGTCTCATTCAAGATTGAAGCTCTCAGAAATTTGGCCATATGATTTTATACAAGCATTAGGCAGCTATAAAGCAGCTTGATCCatgacacacacaaaaaaaaggaTGTCCAAATccaaatttgaaaatgtatatttctaaTTAACCTTGTCAAaagctttttctgcatctaacGAAAAGATAAACCCCCTTAATTTGGATGTTACAATAGTCTGTTAGATTGATTAGACttattttattacttattgCATACCAATTATTAACCCCAACGTTCAAAGTTTTACAAGTGGTGTTAATGTTTTTTCATCAAAGTTATCGTTACTGGTGCAAGCTCGCTTGAGAAAATTGGATTAATTTGTTCCTCACATATCTCCTTCATAACAGAGTTGCTGATTTGAAAGAAGTCTATAGTAAGTATAGATGTCTGGAGTAAGAGTGGTGGACAGGTGATAAAAAAGGTAAACTTCAGACACACAAGTCTGTCATGCTGCACTGTATGTGTAGGAGGATTAAATGCTGCAATTTAccgacttgatgcaatctgctgggttttcttagatagaaaatctttttaaatctttaaatctttttatgTGAATAATAAATTGAATCTGACTACAGTGtgaggattaattggaatgtatgtactggACTTGAGATCTGTATGATTCGGTTCAAATGaccttgtgaagtgccttgagatggcatgtgttgtgaatttgtgctatacaaataaaactcaattgAATTTCTTCAATTGTGCAGTGTTGGTTACCGTGTAACAAAGGCCTACAAATTGGATTTAATATAACAATAATTTGAAAAGCAGCAGAAATTCATCACTGTATACCTTTCCGAAAAGCTTCATATGAGCTTGTACCACTTCCAACATGTGGGAGCTGATCTCATTCAGGTCCTTTATACATCGGATTTCCATTGCCAGTAATGACCTTTGTCCCTGCTGAATGGGGAGAAGAAAAGGCAGTGTGGTATTTTTCCCCCCAGTGCTCTCCTTCTCTTACAGCCTGCTTTTCTAGAAAGTGTGCTTACACTGTAGCTGTGTAGGCTTCCAATCACCTTCGCATACGTTCCTGGAGAAGCTATGGTCATCAGCGAACAGTCCTGTAAACATCAGAGTTTAGAACCGATCATTGACCATAGCCATGCTATGCCCACCTTACGTCTCTCCAAGAGATCATTAATAGCACTGGCCTCCACGTTAACCCAACGCTTTACATTCAGGGGTGGACCAGTCATGTCATCCACAGAGTACTGAACGTTGGTCACAAATGGAGCAAATCCTCTGATGATTCCAACAACAGAAACCTAAAATTAGACATTTAAAGATATACTGAGCACTGGTTTTAATTATAGTTGTACCAAACATTCAAATTTACCCTCAGATACAGATCCCCCAatctgtctttaaaaaaaacgtaTGCATTTCATCAGCTGATAGTCAACTTTTTAATGTGTACTTGGCAGAGGCTGAAATGCCTCTGCTGACAGCCTCAACAAACTGACAACCTTCAGTCAGACTCATTTTGTCCTTTAACAGTAGCGGTGAGTAAACCTCTAGTACAAAACAGAATGACCTCAACCAGATCCAGGTTCTTTGGTAAGAACCCGATAGTGGGGAGaggattcatggcatttgtgTTCGGGAGCATGTGTTCAAGATCTGGGTTTTGGTTAGGGGTGGCTCTGTGGTCATGTTGGGATTCATGGAGGATGGGATGTTCATGGGAGATTGGAATCCATTTGGGGGTTGGGGCCATTTCATTCTAGGGCGGTTCTGGTTGGCTGGCTCCTTTGGACCGGGTGGACcactttttttacatgtttttttcattggAATTCAGGTGGGACCTGGCCCTAGTCTGGACTGGTTGCTCGGGCAGTCTCCCCGTCTTCACCCC
This genomic window contains:
- the LOC124879613 gene encoding replication protein A 32 kDa subunit-like isoform X1; amino-acid sequence: MWNQGCSHSIVGTSSYKTAPSKKAHLEIFPCTVSQLLAAAQLSNDCFTICNCELKQVSVVGIIRGFAPFVTNVQYSVDDMTGPPLNVKRWVNVEDCSLMTIASPGTYAKVIGSLHSYSQGQRSLLAMEIRCIKDLNEISSHMLEVVQAHMKLFGKVFDVNMNTTVVPEPDWSSGMDPQDVLPNGLSTVQGQVLHLIQMFSDHDKGISFHDLRTKLDYISMRDIRSSLAFLINEGHIFSTIDEHHFKSE
- the LOC124879613 gene encoding replication protein A 32 kDa subunit-like isoform X4, yielding MWNQGCSHSIVGTSSYKTAPSKKAHLEIFPCTVSQLLAAAQLSNDCFTICNCELKQVSVVGIIRGFAPFVTNVQYSVDDMTGPPLNVKRWVNVEDCSLMTIASPGTYAKVIGSLHSYSQGQRSLLAMEIRCIKDLNEISSHMLEVVQAHMKLFGKVFDVNMNTTVVPEPDWSSGMDPQDVLPNGLSTVQGQNCCCV